Within Vicia villosa cultivar HV-30 ecotype Madison, WI linkage group LG1, Vvil1.0, whole genome shotgun sequence, the genomic segment CACCAATTCCCAACTTTTTGTAGATGGATAGAGGCATGAGACTGATACTTGCCCCCAGATCAATTAGAGCTCTCTTGAAAGATCTATCTCCAATAGTGCAAGGGATAGTAACTGCTCCTCTATCCTTCTTCTTCACTGGTATCTTcatgccctgcaaaatagcactacaagtttctgttagaataatggggtggtctgcaatggttcgctttttagcgatgatgtccttcatgaatttggcataggtgggcatttgctcaagtgcctccAACAACGGAATGTTCAGCTCGAGCTTTTTGAATAATTCCaggaacttctcaaaattcttttcttgctgcccctttttcttgtttctttggGGGTAAGGCAGCTTGACTTCTGGTGTTGGTGTTAATACTTTGTCTTTCGTAACGGGTGCTGGTGTTACCACTTCTTCTTCCACTTGCTCATTCTCTCTTATGTCCAGCTCCACCTCAAGCAATTGATCCTCACTCTCCAAATCCTTTTCCACCACTTCACGTGGTTTCCCTCTCCGTGTAGTGACggcattgattttttgattgtctttaggattagtaacagttgcgcttgggagggctcctggtgcttgcggaattgcaaggtgttgagcaatttgactcatttgtacttcgaggttcttgattgaggctccggtgttccttaaattgctacgtgtctcttcttggaattgggagctttgagcggccatcttttcaatggcaatttcccactccgcctttcttggaccctgtggttggtattgttgttgaggttgctggtatggttgttgttgcggacgatattgttgtccctgtggttggtattgttgagtcTGGGGATGATATGATTGTTGTCCTTGAACCGGATTCTGGAtgtttccttgctggtctttccatgagaaattcggatgatttttccaccccggattatatgtgttggcataaggattgttttgcctcaacatatgaatctgctcaacctgttcttgagttgccacacaatgcatagcaaagtgcggcccaccacatatttcacaaagaaccgctttaactggttccacctgtgctactgtctgagttccaatattcatcttttttaaccttctctctacctctgcagcaatctgatcctccatcttaacaacctgctctggcaatttcaaatcaattttaccctcCGGTTGGTTcatggttcgatcatacaactcaagatgctcgttagcagcaattgcctctatgattcttttcataactgtggctgtagcaaaatttgttgaaccaccagcagcggtatcaataagctgctttgtctttagtcgcaacccattcacgaaattctgcatttgctcggtagcgtccatgttatgagtaggacatgcagtcaaacaccttttgaacctcttgtatgcatcccctaatgattccccctctttttgtttgaaattgacaatatcgtatctttttcggataaacaCCGACGCAGGAAAGTATTCGttgaggaatgccgtttccatctcttgccatgtcgtgatacttgcagccggaagtgagtaaaaccactcctctgcgtcatcagtaagtgtaaacgggaacataacaagtctcttagcctcctctgaatgaccttcgatcttcaacgaagttgtcgtagtgagaaatctctgaagatgcttatttgcatcctcgttaattcttccggagaacggcttgctctctaactggcgaatggtggacggatgcaattgaaaatgtgccacattcacaggttgattaacaatagtcatccggttggggtgagcatttgcccctccatagtcccctaacaatctttctgcaggaggttgatttccagccatgttaactggttcctgaactacctccctgtcaaagtcagagtcgctgtgctccgagtgcacagacacttcgtcgtcgctttcctgatgtggaacactaagacttgcacttggtgctgccagtctttcaagtcttgccttgcggcgtctctcgtgcagagctctttctggttctgtgtcaaaggaaaatttagctgaggtctgacctcgcataaacagttagacgacagttagaacagatacaagactgcaacgaaattaaaattaacagataaaaataaaattttggtcgcagagcaacaaaatttcaattgacttaaagttcggcttatagtttggcagtccccggcaacggcgccaaaaacttgatcggaaaatagcaagtgtactacttttgataccgatgtagttattaaaatggagttgaatccaagtatcgatcacaaggactgcgagtaaagtataagccagtactcaatttcaattgaacaaaaagctattgttgggtttttgatttgcttgatgaaACTACTAATTGTTTATAATTAACAATGacaagtaaatgatgatttggttcacaaatgagaaagtatgctaaggttgatgtataaatcttatgtaaccccttgaaaacaccgttgttcatgaaaagatgtgaccacaattgagtatcaattctataaaatagttttccctaattccttagtggagaacttcttaatacttaaaagtcaatttcaattcctcaataattgattttagtattaaggcaatatgcatcgtgttctagaatggatgatcactatggtgaaatccttattcctaagcgatttaccgttaatgttttgattcaaaatgcattagagtggtgtgtcaaacctaaccctaatcatagatcgaccaaatattttccaatacaatgaagcatgaaaatctttgaatcataaactcaatttataaaaacatcaaaatcatcaacaacggttttaacaatTCATTACATGacaagatttagggacatcaccctagcatagtatagtttagctactcataatgtttaagaaaataacaagagtaattgaagtcattacaagaaattatcggttgatatgatctccaatcgcgagtgctcttgaagatctcttccaaaacccttgactcttctttctctgtaattctctatgctcaatgatcccaGATGCCTCAATCcttcttcccgttaggttttagtagtgttggctcacATCCCCAGTATCCGAAaggtccgaaatacccttaatgagacccaagctttcaaaattacaaaacttgaatatctgcccgcgcctaacaacacggtccgtgtgcaggaacacgggtgcccgtgttgttcctCTGGTCAGCTCTCAAAAATTGCCTTTCCACGCAtctttccacacgggccgtgtgcaggaacacgggtgcccgtgtgaaacctctgttttgcttCCCAAAAACaactttccagccatcttttgacacggccgtgtgcacacacacgggtgcccgtgttgacctcagctttggctcttttggcttcttttCTCGCTTGTGCGCGCCATAACTTCGACCTCTCCCGTGCATTAACCTgaccacacacaaactaacaaccaacgcataaaacggcacttgaataatactcagaacatactaatcatgcaacaacatcacacaatcaacaaacaagaaacttactaacaaaacctataacaatgccacatagtattaccaagattatgatTTTTAGTCggaaaaggtgcggaaacttactagaaatggtgaccgatcacgcgtcgcgccctccagcgcgcttcgcgccaatacacttaaaaatttaaaccgcccatgcgcgtgacgcgcgcaactctctgctttgaagctccaaaatatcttgccaaGGGCGCGACGCacccacatctccgcgcgacgcgcgcttacttctgccaggcactctcttgcaaagctcaaaacaagctccaaacttccccaaaattggctaaaacctacaaaatcataactaaaacacatattaacataaaatgaaagcttaatattataaactataaataattatctaaaacttcagggaattgaacgaatatccgataaaacggtcgaaaggtgccattaattaaactaaatataaacacaatttggcacctaacaactctccccaacttaaactcttgtttgtcctcaaacaaaacaatgataaattaccgggaacacaaaatatcacaaatgaaacaacaaggtagaaacaagaacaattgaatggttcaaattccaaaagtacacaaagatcaatccgtaccagttttcatcaaagtaccatgataacaatgctaatcctatatacaaattctatgtcagaaattccacaatgcaaaagaagttcaagaatNNNNNNNNNNNNNNNNNNNNNNNNNNNNNNNNNNNNNNNNNNNNNNNNNNNNNNNNNNNNNNNNNNNNNNNNNNNNNNNNNNNNNNNNNNNNNNNNNNNNaatccgatcacaacttgatctcctctagttcttacaaatgaatgtaaacaaattcttataagagttacaatgcttcttaataagctattatcataactgtgatttttctcttaagttaaagcttaatctcactaagatattacaacaacaatgtagtgagtttgaagatgaagtttgagagcttttagaatttgacagcgtttctgtatgtttgcgcaaaaagttgttttcagcttctcatcagaacttctatttataggcgtttgagaagatgaccgttgggagcatttaatgcgttgcatgatccgtatagcattgcatttaatgtttcactcttttgtcaactacctcgagccttgctttcgctgtgtctactgaagttgcctttaatagcttctaacattccttttgtcagtcagcgtagcctgccatcttgtacttgcttctgatctgatgtttgtgtaaacaacgtttgaatatcatcagagtcaaacagcttggtgcagagcatcttcttgtcttctgaccttgaagtgcttctagcgtgataccatgagaacttcagtgcttctgcttctgatctcaagttcttctgatgcttcaatagaccatgttctgattctgcttgaccatcttctgatgtcttgcgagagcatgttctgatgttgcatacttgaaccttctgagtcagtgcttcttgcgctgaatttgtgcatactctttatatatttcctgaaatagaaattgcatagaattagagtaccacattatctcaagcaaaattcatatacatttttatcatcaaaactaagaatattgatcagaacaaatcttgttctaacatcctaTAGAGTGATATCCAACGAAAATAATTTCCTCTCCCTTGTCGTCCAACTTCTTTCTAAGTTGACCCGACACATGTCTATAAGCCACCGAAGCAAAAACTCGCAAATAACTTAGATTCGATTTGAATCCACACCAAACCTCTTCCGGTGTAAgcttctcaagcttctttgtcGGACATCGATTCAACAAGTACGTGGCTGTAGAGACCGCTTCTCCCCATAGTTCCTTCGGTAGATTTTTACCGCTTAACATGCTTCGAACCATGTTCATAATTGAGCGATTTTTCCTCTCGGCAataccattttgttgtggcgTATATGGTGGTACAACCTCACGCAGTATACCCTCTTCATCACAATACTTCCCAAACGCAACCGAGGTATAATCACCTCCACCACACGTTTTGAGAATCTTCAACTTGTGACCACATTGCCTCTCCGCCACGGACTTAAACCTTTTGAAGACATCAAACacctcatcctttctcttgatgATGTAAGTCCATATCTTCCTACTAAAATCGTCAATGAACGTGACAAAATATCTATTGCCACCGAATGTGTCTACTTGCATAGGCCCACAAACGTCGGagtacaccacctcaaggtgtgcTTTGGTCCTTTGACCTACATCCTTTCTAAAACTCCCTTTGTGTTGCTTTCCCTTACACATTCCACACACAACTCAGCTGGAATATTGATGTGTGGCATCCCGGTAACCATACCTTCTTGTTGCAACGCTTTGAGATCACAAAAATTCAAGTGACCGAGACGATAGTGCCATAACCACTCCTCTCTACTTGAAGTTGTAGTTAAACACATATGCTCCAATACTTTCAGCTCAACCTTGAAAGTCCTATTGGTAGCCATAGGAGCCTTTAGGATCAACACACCACTAGCATCGGCAACTCGCAAGATCTTATCTTCCAAACGTATATTGTAACCTTTCTCAAGCAATTGTCCAACACTCAAAAGGTTACACCTAATACCTGGAATATATAGCACATCCTTGATCATAGAATGTCCACCATTCTTTTTCTCGATCAACACATCACTGACACCTTCGACCATGAGAGTGGAATCGTCCGCAAACTTCACTTTATTTTTTGCCACTTGATTGATTTgcacaaaccaatcttttctccCCTTCATATGCGTTGAACAACCAGAGTCTAAGTACCACTCCTCACTGCCCTGGGTTTCATCTCGAACCAaaatcatcacattttgttccgaGCCCAAATCTGCCGCGTTTTCTGCACTACTGCAGCTGCTGTCTCGTGACTTGCAGCTGCTGTCCAGCACCTCTGTCATGCCACCAAACTCATCGGTAATCATCATCAAGAGTGTGGCTTTATCATCCACCTCTTGCCTCGCAACCTTGGCTTCACCCCTTTTAGATTCCCACTGTTTAGCACCACACTTTGCTTGGAAATGCCCAAGTTTCTTACATTTCCAGCATTGTATTTTGCTCATGTCTCTCAGTTTTCCACCTTTCGCGTTGCTCCGATCACCATAACCATTTGAGTTGCTACTCTCACCcttttgtcccttcgaattttGAGAATCACCACCACCTTGATTCCCTTTCGAATTCCATTTCCCTTTCGAACCTTTACTCTTTTCATTGAAACGAGCTTGCAAAGCTATCTCCACCTTTGCCTTATTGCTTCCTCTCtcgtccattctttgttcatgtgctTCTAAGGAACTTTGAAGCTCATCCTTGCTCAATGACGCAAGATCCttcgactcttcaatagccacTACAATGTTGTCGAATCTTGACATTAAAGAACATAAGATTTTTGACACAACATTCTGCTCTAAAATAGTTTCCCCACACgatttgatttgattcaccaAACGCGTAATACGGGTCACATAATCGTTGATcgtttccttctcttccatttgcGTTAACTCGAATTGCCTCTTGTGAGTTGTAACCTCACAACCTTCGCCTTCGCAGCTCCAACATATGCTTTCTCCAGAATTAACCAAGCTTGCCTCGCGGACTCGCAATCACCGACCTTTTCGAAATTATCACTATCGACGCAAGAGTTTATCAAGAAGAGAGCTTTGtgatctttcttcttctcttccttgaAGGTGGCTTAAGGTGCAGATGTGGGTTCAGCCCCAAGTGGTGTGACACCATTGTTGGCGATATCAAGAACATTTTGATATCCAAACAACACTTTCATTTGCTTAGACCACTTATCATAATTCTTCGAATCAAGAATCGGTAAATTGGTAGGGATTCGATCATTGGTACTTATTGTTGCAGCGGAATCAGATCAGAACCAgtgctcttgatgccaaatgttggaacatacgAATCAAATTAAAGTTTATCAATGGAGAAAATGaacaattgaagaagatgaagattaaagaaattgagagagaataagagagagagagagagagagagagagagtgggagagagagagagagagagagagagtaattgaggatGAGTAGACAAATTGGCATTTAACAATAATAGGAGTAatgagctccttatatagtacatGTTACAAAAGTGATTGGAATTAACAAACTGCCAAAACAGAAACAGAAAAACAATTCAGCTTCAGTATAACCAGTTACGGCAAACAACGTAATTGATTACACTACTACAACAACGCTAATAAATCTgtttcacgggttcgtaaccgattttggcaaacagcgtaaccggttacgccaactgaagtgtTAAAAACCAGCCGTTTTAACACTTATCACCTTAAAATTTTGAGTTGAGGTTAGTCTTgtttatcaaaatattaaattaaatctatGTAATTAAATTCGTTGTTGTGAGTCTTTAGCGAATCCATAttattaaatttgaatattttgttttaagTTCGAATTTCAAACTTCATCGTTTTGTATGTGTATTATTTaagattattattaattattaaaaaaattaggaaGATAGAAATGGGACCCCAAttaatgtgaagatcgaataaAATAGGAGATAAATATAACTAATTTAATTCATCAAATTGGTTATTGGTTGTATATGGAGAATTCTTTTTCCTTCTCTATATACCCCACACCCATCTCTTTCTTGAAGTAGAAATTTGGAAAAAGATTGATATCAACTCTCACAAAATTTTGCATAATCTTTTAGGGTAAAAAGGATATAAAAATCACTTCTCGTCTCTATAATCACTCATTGGAATTCATGCCCCACGTAGCTTATTAACCCAATGAAACATAAAAATCTAATTATTGAAAAGtttcatttaatttaatcattGCTTTTCTTTCTCACTAATTATGGTTTATTAGTTAAATCAAATAAAGTGATACGACTTTTGAAACCAGTCGTACACTCAAAACATTTTGGATTATGCTTACCTGCTTGCTTAGACATATATAGTCAACTTATCTTGCTTTTTTAGTTTCAGATAATAATATAAAGTGAAAAGTAAGAAATAATATACCTTTTATGCTAAATATTCGATTTTCACATTAAAAAGGAAActttttgtaatatatatatatatatatatatatatatatatatatatatatatatatatatatatatatatatatatatatatatatatatatatatatatatatatatatatatatatatatatatatatatatatatatatatatatataatagcctaattttgtataaaaaaaatttcataaatatctcaaataaaaatttgatttgaatagttattcagaattattgtttttttataatttaattttatcaatTTATCGTTATTTGATTTTATCATTCTTTATAGTATTGTACTTTGATCTATCGCTTACAATTATCTTGATGTGAATCACTACCAAGATGAATCGAATCACGAtccaataaatttttttgaaagtCACTTTTGGTTATATGATTCGAATTATGTAATTGTTTGATGCAAATTACATGATTAAAATTAAGATCTGAATCAAACaagcaatttttaaaatttatcatcTTGATTCAACTCATTCTTTCATATGATTCAAATATAGAATTTGACTCGAATCAACTACTTAATGCTTCACCTATTTCGTGTCTTACCTCTAACACCTATATAAGTCATTGTGTCTATATACTCAATAGATGGTTCaatcataatcaataaaaataatattttcacaAATCTAGAAAAATCACGAGTGTTCTTTCTTTCACACCCTCTCTCTCAAGTCAAGTTTATAGAAAAACTTCATAGCATATTGATTGAGTTAGTCCTATTTTAAAAGTTAT encodes:
- the LOC131598109 gene encoding uncharacterized protein LOC131598109; translated protein: MEEKETINDYVTRITRLVNQIKSCGETILEQNVVSKILCSLMSRFDNIVVAIEESKDLASLSKDELQSSLEAHEQRMDERGSNKAKVEIALQARFNEKSKGSKGKWNSKGNQGGGDSQNSKGQKGESSNSNGYGDRSNAKGGKLRDMSKIQCWKCKKLGHFQAKCGAKQWESKRGEAKVARQEVDDKATLLMMITDEFGGMTEVLDSSCKSRDSSCSSAENAADLGSEQNVMILVRDETQGSEEWYLDSGCSTHMKGRKDWFVQINQVAKNKVKFADDSTLMVEGVSDVLIEKKNGGHSMIKDVLYIPGIRCNLLSVGQLLEKGYNIRLEDKILRVADASGVLILKAPMATNRTFKVELKVLEHMCLTTTSSREEWLWHYRLGHLNFCDLKALQQEGMVTGMPHINIPAELCVECVRESNTKGVLERM